A stretch of the Planktothricoides raciborskii GIHE-MW2 genome encodes the following:
- a CDS encoding nicotinate-nucleotide adenylyltransferase, whose protein sequence is MGKIALFGTSADPPTRGHEKILIWLADRFDRVAVWAADNPLKPGQTSLEHRLAMMRLLTAELASSRSNLGFYPEISHPRTIETVQRSRRIWPNDSFTLVVGSDLIAQLPRWYRAEELLPQVDILVVPRPGYPVDDEQVKKISQRGTFVSIAHDLQVPAVSSTEYRQRGNSNPVIPAVIEAYIQQENLYRYQKNITDIKANNGSTYRKPSAIDLSTSTHITHNPKSEL, encoded by the coding sequence ATGGGAAAAATTGCCTTATTTGGCACTAGCGCCGATCCGCCGACTAGAGGGCATGAAAAAATTTTGATTTGGTTAGCGGATCGCTTCGATCGTGTAGCAGTTTGGGCTGCGGATAATCCCCTAAAACCCGGGCAAACCTCCTTAGAACATCGATTAGCCATGATGCGGTTACTCACCGCTGAATTAGCGAGTTCTAGAAGTAATCTGGGTTTTTATCCAGAAATTAGTCATCCCCGAACTATTGAGACGGTGCAGCGATCGCGAAGAATTTGGCCGAATGATTCCTTTACCTTGGTGGTGGGTTCAGATTTAATTGCCCAATTGCCCCGTTGGTATCGGGCTGAGGAATTATTGCCACAAGTAGATATTTTAGTTGTGCCTCGTCCTGGATACCCAGTAGATGATGAACAAGTGAAAAAGATTTCTCAACGAGGCACTTTTGTAAGCATTGCCCATGATTTACAAGTACCGGCAGTTTCTTCTACGGAATATCGGCAAAGGGGCAATTCAAACCCGGTAATTCCGGCAGTAATTGAAGCTTATATTCAACAGGAAAACTTGTACAGATATCAAAAAAATATTACGGATATTAAGGCAAATAATGGCAGCACCTATAGAAAACCCTCTGCGATCGATTTATCAACGTCAACCCACATTACCCACAACCCCAAAAGCGAACTTTAA
- a CDS encoding putative toxin-antitoxin system toxin component, PIN family — MTNRFVIDTNVLISALLFKSSVPFRAMELAERQGIILYSEATLKELERVLNRPKFDKYLERAEKEIFLQKFIAVSLLVNVTETIAVCRDEKDNKFLELAVSGHANIIITGDLDLLELNPFQSIEILTPDRFVDRLAR; from the coding sequence ATGACGAATAGATTTGTCATCGATACGAATGTTTTAATCAGTGCTTTGCTTTTTAAATCATCAGTTCCGTTTCGGGCGATGGAATTGGCAGAAAGGCAAGGAATAATTTTATATTCTGAAGCTACTTTAAAGGAACTAGAGCGAGTTCTGAATCGTCCCAAGTTTGATAAGTATCTTGAGCGAGCAGAAAAAGAAATATTTCTGCAAAAATTTATCGCTGTATCTCTGTTAGTAAATGTCACCGAAACAATCGCTGTTTGCCGAGATGAAAAAGATAATAAATTTTTAGAATTGGCTGTTAGTGGCCATGCCAATATCATAATTACGGGCGATTTGGATTTATTGGAGTTAAATCCTTTTCAATCCATAGAAATTTTGACTCCAGATAGGTTTGTTGATAGGTTAGCTAGGTAA
- a CDS encoding isochorismate synthase: MNISKSVSNMMQYLSEAVARIFAPSDDMYPLIGVQPFEGEPCKKTQWAD; encoded by the coding sequence ATGAATATCTCTAAGTCTGTTTCCAACATGATGCAATACCTGTCTGAAGCAGTGGCTCGCATTTTTGCCCCCAGTGACGATATGTATCCCCTAATCGGTGTTCAACCATTTGAAGGAGAACCTTGCAAAAAAACCCAATGGGCGGACTAA
- the hetL gene encoding heterocyst differentiation pentapeptide repeat protein HetL, giving the protein MNLNDILQQYAQGERTFHRVDLREAEILNQNLQNLDFTQADLRQARLGKTHFNHGIFHKANLSEAILWGTDFSDADLSEAIFRDVDMSGGYLVRANCYEANFSKASLCGANFQRAILKNASLFETDLRPSLEHRTDLSQAILTGADLCYANLRGVLLVEANLDGAKLCRANLTVGKEPDYWETDLTGASLRGADLSYADLTGAILCNADLTHADLTRTILKDANLQGAIMPDGTVYD; this is encoded by the coding sequence ATGAACCTTAATGACATTCTTCAACAATATGCTCAAGGGGAGCGGACGTTTCACCGAGTAGACCTGCGGGAAGCGGAAATTTTGAACCAAAACTTACAAAACCTGGATTTCACTCAAGCGGATCTACGGCAAGCGAGACTGGGTAAAACACATTTTAATCATGGCATTTTCCACAAAGCAAACCTGAGTGAAGCGATTCTCTGGGGAACAGATTTTAGTGACGCAGATTTATCTGAGGCGATTTTCCGAGATGTAGACATGAGTGGAGGTTATTTGGTGCGGGCAAATTGTTACGAGGCGAATTTCAGTAAAGCCAGTTTATGTGGGGCGAATTTTCAACGCGCAATCCTCAAGAATGCGTCTTTATTTGAAACGGATTTACGACCGAGCTTAGAACACCGCACAGACTTAAGCCAAGCGATTTTAACCGGGGCGGATTTATGCTATGCCAATTTGCGTGGTGTCTTGTTGGTGGAAGCGAATTTAGATGGGGCAAAACTTTGTCGGGCAAATTTGACCGTGGGCAAAGAACCGGACTATTGGGAAACGGATTTAACAGGGGCAAGTTTGCGCGGCGCCGATTTGAGTTATGCGGATTTAACTGGGGCAATTTTATGTAATGCTGACTTGACTCATGCGGATTTAACTCGGACAATTCTGAAAGATGCGAATTTACAAGGGGCGATTATGCCTGATGGAACCGTTTATGATTGA
- a CDS encoding nicotinate phosphoribosyltransferase: MAIDNEGNYTPRPKSISMMGDDPQLNITSEDYSLLTDLYQLTMAACYAGESLADRPASFELFARRLPEGFGYAIAMGLEQGIEYLEKFRFHEDQIDALQATGIFANAPVQFWSLLESGKFTGDVWAVPEGTAVFANEPLLRVEAPLWQAQIVETYLLCTLNYQTLIATRAARLRDVAGPKAMLLEFGTRRAFGPQASMWAARAALAGGLDATSNVLASLKLGRKPAGTMAHALVMALTALEGSEMQAYRVFHTYFPGAPLLIDTYDTLNAASQLTERVKQGEVELAGVRLDSGDLVDLSQKVRSLLPEVPIVASGDLDEWEVARLKSAGACIDGYGFGTRLVTGDPVNGVYKLVEINGIPVMKQSSGKPSYPGRKQIFRRYKNGTVECDRLGLMTEDPLPDEVPLLQQVFQGGYRVSLPETLEEISSRTSNSVAALPDTARQLENPISPTVEISEQLQALTEKTKQNNQ, from the coding sequence ATGGCAATTGATAATGAAGGGAATTATACCCCTCGGCCAAAGTCGATTTCGATGATGGGAGATGATCCGCAACTGAATATTACTTCAGAAGATTACAGCCTGTTGACGGATCTATATCAGTTAACGATGGCCGCTTGCTATGCGGGGGAAAGTTTGGCCGATCGCCCCGCCAGTTTTGAGCTTTTTGCCCGCCGCTTACCGGAAGGCTTTGGCTATGCGATCGCGATGGGTTTGGAACAGGGGATCGAATATTTGGAAAAATTCCGGTTTCACGAAGATCAAATTGATGCGCTGCAAGCAACGGGAATTTTCGCCAATGCGCCAGTACAATTTTGGTCTTTGTTAGAGTCGGGCAAGTTTACCGGGGATGTGTGGGCGGTGCCCGAAGGGACGGCAGTGTTTGCCAATGAGCCGTTGTTACGGGTGGAGGCCCCTCTGTGGCAGGCGCAAATTGTGGAAACATATCTATTATGTACTCTAAATTATCAAACTCTGATTGCGACGCGGGCGGCGCGGTTGCGAGATGTGGCGGGACCAAAGGCGATGTTGTTGGAGTTTGGCACCCGACGGGCGTTTGGTCCCCAGGCTTCTATGTGGGCAGCGCGGGCGGCTTTGGCGGGAGGTTTGGATGCTACGTCTAATGTGTTGGCTTCTTTGAAATTAGGCCGTAAGCCAGCAGGGACTATGGCTCATGCTTTGGTGATGGCTTTGACCGCCCTGGAAGGCAGCGAGATGCAGGCTTATCGGGTGTTTCATACTTACTTTCCCGGTGCGCCGTTGTTGATTGATACTTACGATACCCTGAATGCGGCGAGTCAGTTGACAGAACGGGTGAAGCAAGGTGAGGTGGAGTTAGCGGGGGTGCGTTTGGATTCTGGGGATTTGGTGGATTTGTCCCAGAAGGTGCGATCGCTGTTGCCAGAGGTGCCAATTGTGGCTAGTGGAGATTTGGATGAGTGGGAAGTTGCCCGATTAAAATCGGCGGGCGCTTGCATTGATGGCTATGGGTTTGGGACTCGCTTGGTGACGGGAGATCCGGTGAATGGGGTCTATAAGTTAGTCGAGATTAATGGTATCCCGGTGATGAAGCAGTCTAGTGGCAAACCCAGTTATCCCGGACGCAAGCAAATATTCCGCCGCTACAAAAATGGGACTGTTGAATGCGATCGCCTGGGTTTGATGACTGAAGATCCCCTGCCGGATGAAGTACCGTTATTACAACAAGTGTTTCAAGGGGGATATCGAGTCTCGTTACCAGAAACCTTGGAAGAAATTAGTAGCCGGACGAGTAATTCGGTAGCCGCTTTGCCGGATACTGCCCGTCAGCTAGAAAACCCCATTTCTCCGACCGTCGAAATTTCTGAGCAGTTGCAAGCTTTGACAGAGAAAACTAAACAAAATAATCAATAG
- a CDS encoding CHAT domain-containing protein produces MDSQQLFTQICGFLDQQDWTYQPDPEQQRLLLSVNDIAVLIAVEENGEFIKIILPQLLTVPADHPHYEAALETLAYFGLQHKLVRWQRDPEDGEVRVQADLPIEDSELTAKQFWRTLRGAVQIAQQGQERLQQVLATGQDTGNSQNPGTNQKTLAFFGALLQAENEGGETAVYQVLDQRGGQLDPQLPQAAQTFLEMVGTAKPEMRDGVVGLIGDLANSLQQYPRGHREINVTVAIGLYHLVLEARPRETVPDKYARNLTNLGVAYQTQAQLGEQPSANLQKAIAVYDEAAKIRRKLGLEKDLSRTLNNLGNAYRNQAELGEQPSANLQKAIAAYDEAANIFRKLGLEKDLSTTLTNLGVAYLTQAQLGEQPSENLQKAIAAYDEAAKIRRKLGLEEDLSSTLTNLGVAYLTQAELGEQPSANLQKAIAAYDEAAKIRRELKLEKDLSSTLTNLGSAYLTQAQLGEQPSANLQKAIAAYDEAAKISRKLGLEKDLSSTLTGLGVAYQTQAELGEQPSANLQKAIAFYDEAAKIRRELKLEKDLSSTLTNLGSAYLTQAQLGEQPSANLQKAIAACDEAAKIFRKLGLEKDLSSTLTGLGVAYCIQAELGEQPSANLQKAIAAYDEAAKILRKLKLEKDLSGTLNNLGNAYLTQAELGEQPSENRQKAVNCYREALEFLRPQLLPVECLKTARALGNLGFQQGDWQMALEGYQTAMAAVDYSRTQRVSNAEREEVVKKSIYIYENAIQAAINLNDIPTALEIVERVRAKRLVDLLATADLYQNGDIPEPVRQYLQKLNDLDDQIAQKRGELSDDSRETKPDGSKTRQLRAATAVSEDIAQLEQQKAVILDQLSNLDEVVAKLRQVQPPKLADFIPLLQDSPGAAILSFYTTDDDTHIFILRHGETVPTCFTCQGQGYKTLQLWLGETWVIPYISNKTQWVAQMSATLAELSRRLEIDRLIAEQLQGLDELILIPHLFLHQIPFAALPVSHPSASGTSPYQGEAGWGDDSSHTPPTSHTGRKHCAPTSHTGRKHCAPTSHTPPPSPTPHTPPPSPPYFGDKFILRYAPSVQVLGFCHNRSAVTAQEYGIVENATNDLPCSGFEGAKVAEFFGVGQEKRLIGTDATRQKYRQLLENTTHLVSTHHAQSRYDNPQESGLLLSDGRITVSQLLSPGWRFKDLDEIFLSCCETGLFLPNSALDEPVAVSTGFLCAGARGVIASHWSIYDLSAALLSILYHNQRKAGKNRPVALQAAQQEMREMTGAEFKSKYQKALEAHFKAEKARLQAIPGYDPNLLTRVVDSEKNIKRYAADKGCPFQEPVHWGSLGCYGLR; encoded by the coding sequence ATGGACTCGCAACAACTATTTACCCAAATTTGCGGCTTTCTCGACCAGCAAGACTGGACATATCAGCCAGACCCAGAACAGCAGCGGTTATTGCTATCAGTAAATGACATAGCTGTATTGATTGCCGTAGAAGAAAATGGGGAATTTATCAAGATTATTCTGCCGCAATTGCTGACCGTACCCGCAGACCATCCCCACTATGAGGCAGCATTAGAAACATTGGCATATTTTGGTTTGCAGCATAAACTGGTGCGGTGGCAACGAGACCCAGAAGATGGGGAAGTGCGAGTGCAGGCAGATTTACCCATCGAAGATAGCGAACTGACCGCCAAACAGTTTTGGCGCACGTTGCGAGGGGCAGTACAAATTGCCCAACAGGGACAAGAACGGTTACAGCAAGTATTAGCCACGGGACAAGATACTGGCAATTCTCAAAATCCAGGAACCAATCAAAAAACCTTAGCTTTTTTCGGGGCTTTGCTTCAAGCTGAGAATGAAGGTGGCGAAACAGCAGTTTATCAGGTACTAGACCAACGCGGGGGACAACTTGACCCCCAATTACCCCAAGCCGCCCAGACTTTTCTGGAAATGGTCGGCACTGCTAAACCAGAAATGCGAGATGGTGTAGTAGGACTGATTGGCGACTTGGCAAATAGTCTGCAACAGTATCCTAGAGGACATCGGGAAATAAATGTCACGGTTGCTATTGGTCTTTATCATTTAGTTCTGGAAGCCCGTCCCCGCGAGACTGTCCCCGATAAATATGCCCGAAATTTAACTAATCTGGGGGTTGCCTACCAGACCCAAGCCCAGTTGGGAGAACAGCCATCGGCGAATCTCCAGAAAGCGATCGCTGTCTACGATGAAGCGGCTAAAATTCGCCGTAAGTTGGGACTGGAGAAAGACCTTTCCCGCACATTGAATAATCTGGGGAATGCCTACCGGAACCAAGCCGAATTGGGAGAACAGCCATCGGCGAATCTCCAGAAAGCGATCGCTGCCTACGATGAAGCGGCTAATATTTTCCGTAAGTTGGGACTGGAAAAAGACCTTTCTACCACATTGACTAATCTGGGGGTTGCCTACCTAACCCAAGCCCAATTGGGAGAACAGCCTTCGGAGAACCTCCAGAAAGCGATCGCTGCCTACGATGAAGCGGCTAAAATTCGACGTAAGTTGGGACTGGAAGAAGACCTTTCTAGCACATTGACTAATCTGGGGGTTGCCTACCTGACCCAAGCCGAATTGGGAGAACAGCCATCGGCGAATCTCCAGAAAGCCATCGCTGCCTACGATGAAGCGGCTAAAATTCGCCGTGAGTTGAAACTGGAGAAAGACCTTTCCAGCACATTGACTAATCTGGGGAGTGCCTACCTGACCCAAGCCCAATTGGGAGAACAGCCATCGGCGAATCTCCAGAAAGCGATCGCAGCCTACGATGAAGCGGCTAAAATTAGCCGTAAGTTGGGACTGGAGAAAGACCTTTCCAGCACATTGACTGGTCTGGGGGTTGCCTACCAGACCCAAGCCGAATTGGGAGAACAGCCTTCGGCGAATCTCCAGAAAGCGATCGCTTTCTACGATGAAGCGGCTAAAATTCGACGTGAGTTGAAACTGGAGAAAGACCTTTCCAGCACATTGACTAATCTGGGGAGTGCCTACCTGACCCAAGCCCAATTGGGAGAACAGCCATCGGCGAATCTCCAGAAAGCGATCGCTGCCTGTGATGAAGCGGCTAAAATTTTCCGTAAGTTGGGACTGGAGAAAGACCTTTCCAGCACATTGACTGGTCTGGGGGTTGCCTACTGTATCCAAGCCGAATTGGGAGAACAGCCTTCGGCGAATCTCCAGAAAGCGATCGCTGCCTACGATGAAGCGGCTAAAATTCTCCGTAAGTTGAAACTGGAGAAAGACCTTTCTGGCACATTGAATAATCTGGGGAATGCCTACCTAACCCAAGCCGAATTGGGAGAACAGCCATCGGAGAACCGCCAGAAAGCGGTCAACTGCTACCGAGAAGCCCTGGAATTCCTCCGCCCCCAACTTCTACCAGTGGAATGCTTAAAGACTGCCCGGGCTTTAGGCAACCTGGGTTTCCAGCAAGGTGACTGGCAAATGGCATTGGAAGGCTACCAGACAGCAATGGCAGCCGTTGACTATAGTCGCACACAGCGAGTTAGCAATGCGGAACGGGAAGAAGTGGTAAAGAAGTCTATCTATATCTATGAAAACGCCATCCAAGCCGCCATCAACCTCAACGATATTCCCACTGCCTTGGAAATTGTGGAACGAGTCCGGGCTAAACGCCTAGTTGACCTGCTGGCAACCGCTGACCTGTATCAAAATGGCGATATCCCCGAACCAGTACGCCAATATCTGCAAAAATTAAACGACCTGGACGACCAAATTGCCCAAAAACGGGGCGAATTGAGCGATGATTCACGGGAAACCAAGCCCGACGGCAGTAAAACTCGTCAACTTCGCGCTGCTACCGCCGTTTCTGAGGACATTGCCCAACTAGAACAGCAAAAAGCAGTCATTCTCGACCAACTCAGCAACCTGGATGAAGTGGTAGCTAAACTGCGCCAAGTCCAACCGCCCAAACTAGCGGACTTTATCCCCTTGTTGCAAGATAGCCCTGGTGCAGCTATCCTCAGTTTCTATACCACTGATGACGATACCCATATTTTCATCCTGCGTCACGGGGAAACGGTTCCCACTTGCTTCACCTGCCAAGGACAGGGCTATAAAACTCTGCAACTTTGGCTAGGAGAAACTTGGGTTATTCCCTATATCAGCAATAAAACCCAATGGGTAGCCCAAATGTCCGCTACTTTGGCGGAACTGTCCCGACGTTTGGAGATTGACCGTTTAATTGCGGAACAACTGCAAGGCTTAGATGAGCTTATTCTCATCCCCCATTTGTTCCTGCATCAAATTCCCTTCGCCGCTTTGCCGGTTTCTCACCCCTCCGCCTCCGGCACCTCCCCTTACCAAGGGGAGGCTGGGTGGGGTGATGATTCCTCCCACACTCCCCCTACCTCCCACACTGGGCGCAAGCATTGCGCCCCTACCTCCCACACTGGGCGCAAGCATTGCGCCCCTACCTCCCACACTCCCCCACCCTCCCCCACACCCCACACTCCCCCACCCTCCCCACCCTACTTCGGCGATAAATTCATCCTCCGCTACGCTCCCAGCGTGCAAGTTCTGGGTTTTTGCCACAACCGCAGCGCCGTCACTGCCCAAGAATACGGTATTGTGGAAAACGCCACCAATGACCTGCCCTGTAGTGGCTTTGAAGGGGCGAAAGTGGCGGAATTCTTTGGGGTGGGGCAGGAAAAACGGCTCATTGGTACTGACGCCACCCGCCAAAAGTACCGCCAATTACTAGAAAATACCACCCACCTGGTCAGCACTCACCACGCCCAAAGCCGCTATGATAATCCCCAGGAGTCGGGACTGCTGCTGAGTGATGGCCGCATTACCGTGAGTCAACTGCTGTCTCCCGGTTGGCGGTTTAAAGATTTAGATGAGATTTTCCTCTCCTGCTGCGAAACCGGGTTATTTTTGCCCAATAGTGCCTTAGATGAACCCGTAGCGGTGAGTACCGGCTTTCTCTGTGCGGGAGCAAGGGGCGTCATTGCTAGTCACTGGTCAATTTATGACTTATCGGCGGCGTTGCTGTCTATTCTTTACCACAACCAGCGCAAAGCGGGGAAAAATCGCCCAGTTGCCCTGCAAGCAGCCCAACAGGAGATGCGGGAAATGACTGGGGCAGAGTTTAAGAGTAAGTATCAGAAGGCATTAGAGGCGCATTTCAAAGCAGAAAAAGCCCGACTTCAGGCTATTCCTGGTTATGACCCCAACCTTTTAACTCGCGTTGTGGATAGCGAGAAAAATATTAAACGTTATGCGGCTGATAAAGGTTGTCCGTTTCAGGAACCAGTCCATTGGGGTTCTTTGGGTTGTTATGGGCTGAGGTAG
- a CDS encoding DUF1822 family protein, with protein MNIQQFGQLVPIPSVPRQLCEGFARQMQPERAEAVKQRAIAVWVVSRYLDRYNYQSDYTQSSAWNLALQALTELADLEIKEGEISLGIVECIPIAESAETLEIPEQAVMSDRIAYIAVEINPENTWGAIVGFTPALEIEFPELSIDRDNLLPADQLLDLLDHAKNIAEKAEKDIWEPLKNYDWLKNLGEEWFTENRQAIIAQLERALLLENEAVWQIESAAQEIEALIGQFAAVESSKELVMSREDATDSKRQELRQIIGGLFRSLRDNQK; from the coding sequence ATGAATATTCAACAATTTGGTCAATTAGTTCCCATTCCTTCAGTTCCGCGTCAGCTTTGTGAAGGGTTTGCCCGACAAATGCAGCCAGAACGCGCTGAAGCCGTCAAGCAAAGAGCGATCGCGGTTTGGGTGGTGTCCCGCTATCTTGATCGCTATAATTACCAATCCGATTATACCCAAAGTAGCGCCTGGAATTTAGCTTTACAAGCCCTAACCGAGTTAGCGGATTTAGAAATAAAAGAAGGCGAAATATCTTTAGGAATAGTTGAATGTATTCCGATAGCTGAGTCGGCGGAAACTTTGGAAATTCCCGAACAAGCAGTGATGAGCGATCGCATAGCTTATATTGCGGTAGAAATAAATCCCGAAAATACCTGGGGGGCGATCGTTGGGTTTACCCCAGCCTTAGAAATAGAATTTCCCGAATTAAGTATCGATCGCGATAACTTATTGCCAGCGGATCAACTCTTGGATTTATTAGATCATGCTAAAAATATAGCAGAAAAAGCAGAAAAAGATATCTGGGAACCGTTAAAAAATTATGATTGGCTAAAAAATCTTGGGGAAGAATGGTTTACGGAAAACCGCCAAGCAATTATCGCCCAATTAGAACGCGCTCTATTATTAGAAAATGAGGCAGTCTGGCAAATTGAATCTGCTGCCCAAGAAATTGAAGCATTGATAGGTCAATTTGCGGCAGTAGAATCAAGCAAAGAATTAGTGATGAGTCGAGAAGATGCAACAGATAGCAAGCGGCAGGAGTTGCGCCAGATTATTGGGGGATTATTCCGGTCTTTGCGAGATAACCAGAAGTAA